One genomic window of Oncorhynchus clarkii lewisi isolate Uvic-CL-2024 chromosome 5, UVic_Ocla_1.0, whole genome shotgun sequence includes the following:
- the LOC139408837 gene encoding uncharacterized protein, protein MGASVSIRNQTPYTWHYELLGDGGGSGSGTLHGRGSSVKENLNSRGIHCYLKLRYDNHSWNSFSYEFNSHKQDGSQTFTIIETSGRSLIQLLCDTESNSPTCPNYGKQEEDRNRQQQEEMERRRQEEQRRQQQEERRRQEQLEREMAIQQEIERESELSGKKVSKGREKLRQKLRLKGQQRHHQRTQVLHQMIEDDAAAIRRDEPGDLKNKFEDLLKKYEITEDKGMQEDKLENRMKNLQNELTLKYFGEPQLSIWCQLTIDRAISQGEQSLTEQFSILKAVTELTLTNDSDTDSKEDQLPEWDQKYDFLIRLLEQLYSTNPTVAQQLVLSILDVFTEVSEKNKGLLSQILFNMIWTPSEILLFLRGVSGINQELATSILHTVQTNKLDLLSTLTALKDKDPVNSLQWYAEAEGDKDADTIVNEMQNEKYPEKILSIMKEILGYMTEELPKHAKEDLDQVKIEEAKQMIKSLDFTNPDLAVLKEVLIRMSIAVQDCSTIYTQNGKNIEGYFPSITPLESLLTAEKIEGYFPRLTQLASLLMLLLPKLTGKKGILLEIGTGEGKSCILAMFATIQAIRGTKVDVVTSSPVLARRDQEEWKKLYDMFGVTSSVVPPPQIQGSSPESRDSMLQEAYRKQLVYGTVASFAADALRQEFEKDTTRGERRFDMVIVDEVDYMTLDNGVQVTFLSHEASGLRHLGQVLASIWAMVSMCQPIEMEDTGEIEWATGIQHFHKAAKLAVIGPATSKEFSEFHILEAGVELGIYSDEDFDMFMHALENTEKDDTTENRITVDTFMAKVGITQQCDLLTIMEKALENNVAIDCYSVTNNKAVLVEEKKLHNNPDILEIKMLLLENGRASEIIPEDKLIKATVSELKSKIKYSGSSQSNSEFLVIPSFLEKYLENQLPVFVENALKAIMMTQGREYMIDQTLEAVGDKHLYHAIIPVDFQASGVLEKNKRWGDGLQQFLEMKHQLATTPLSNVTNYLSNFHYFQKYLKGNGIFGVSGTLGGDADKDFLARHYETDSYIIPAHRHKKVVELPAIQVTGQAQWMEILCKTAMRVAESGQVVLVVCEDVKTASELLKKIEGENPHPPITLYTISEKHNIERTKFRGGHVIIATNLGGRGTDIKVDQDVNIRGGLFVLLTHYPGSRRVEKQVFGRTGRKGNPGMVQMILCGDNLAPAYQGQPVEIMRQLREEYEVQRIKDMETDELLEIKMKEDLFGTFCEFLDKFHGNFTKQESNDLSGMGPNDVPECFKEKGPKFDYQPALNALKETWALWLTLHEEHIRQHEDISVLKADLLEHITNRGNMLLNGKSQNFYDHIKQATGRTDLHLRNKSKCDYEAKSYWKDVEECDPFYSAVAMYNQAFITINMGKDGYKTEAWKLLERAKTSVDVYLSETTNTMVSFQIATRGNFEPHHEGECNFLKQIDSRMSIHKAWILNIDLAVNKLKELEGEGTAITEVSSVYSLSENQDYITGNELTALYDNGLSIVFEVKKKPEFSFDALICFFIGMCQVILGILVCALSFGSATQIGLGIISEGVSDMIEGISGMISGTFDWAQWAISKSISIGMSLLSAGFNAIKKVAITAYNVLNGTLKLSSVAKDIIGTGKHVFKSAQKAAKYAIKTATKKLASPTNMKMALKHATKYALQEVGKQGVIKGINYAIDAGIGAIFKTILEKAFKDMVNSTVKKNAELGLSLTEYISSAVPKGALQNRSNYKIDSKLEQQTKYLVQVMTKELIPGLMTDATTSQVSDVISRLSEVCNNATDLVAKSGTHFIAKGVKISVEIAKHTTILVQMIRSIPTEHVINDIFVLELKKEIEEQQRYVEQYDQDGRHYLPDVIRLKDELLSSISESVSEAFIDACAGHMSSFVTGTFKKKLNGVTGKVVDNVLGRHKTEAFFQDRQHKHYMKSASQKAGKALSETETKELLDYAEKIGEVNRPASALDMYVLTNSDLLHGKGIQLKVVDQDGKTLSEESYPGTNSSAGQITLRLTKEPEKTHSEKGILSKAKDRIQGVESPYSGHFDIIQDGKVIPVRSENKNCLYHALAQATSNRSEDEITSQAVNLRNNVKDQIKGSLQAYSEMVKTQKAYDALEKNHGKYAIVGGARNRKRTNDGEYEHDIRPMKNCPYSSSGINEYDIAFTYHLGLVGPNKSVKTTKLFSDDMGERGIVEADHIPPKNSLKLARDQKSQMKNLQQKNPKLYDMINSIESDQNGGNLLTMRVLKQHHRNALTTGRSKTSVICRKLLADTLASGDVEKSLKLSFIMAHPIASDQLRDKAGKPNTLTLGSIDLSPEGTVFYYKAGFNQMLNHHCKEGIIDQNQQARLKSWVSDKKYMDPDTPEYNDILAAIQ, encoded by the exons ATGGGGGCCTCTGTGTCTATAAGGAACCAAACCCCTTACACTTGGCACTACGAACTTCTCGGAGAC GGAGGTGGCAGTGGCAGTGGAACGTTGCATGGCAGGGGTAGTAGTGTAAAAGAAAACCTCAACTCTAGGGGGATCCATTGCTACCTAAAGTTAAGATATGACAATCACAGTTGGAACTCCTTCTCATATGAGTTCAACAGTCACAAGCAGGACGGAAGTCAAACATTCACTATTATAGAAACCAGTGGCCGTTCACTCATTCAGCTGTTGTGCGACACAGAGTCTAATAGTCCAACATGTCCAAACTATG GGAAGCAAGAGGAAGACCGTAATCGtcagcagcaggaggagatggagcGGCGAAGACAGGAGGAGCAACGAAGACaacagcaggaggagaggaggcgccAGGAGCAACTGGAGAGGGAGATGGCGATCCAGCAAGAAATCGAAAGGGAGAGCGAACTTTCGGGTAAGAAGGTGTCAAAGGGACGAGAAAAGCTGAGACAGAAGCTGAGACTAAAAGGACAACAGCGCCATCACCAGCGTACACAGGTACTACACCAGATGATAGAAGATGACGCTGCAGCAATCAGAAGGGATGAG CCAGGGGACTTGAAAAATAAGTTTGAAGATCTTCTGAAGAAATACGAGATCACTGAAGACAAAGGCATGCAGGAGGACAAACTTGAAAACCGAATGAAAAATCTTCAGAATGAACTAACCCTTAAATACTTTGGAGAACCTCAACTGTCAATCTGGTGTCAGTTGACCATAGATCGTGCTATCAGCCAAGGAGAGCAATCGCTCACTGAGCAGTTTAGCATCCTCAAGGCTGTGACAGAGCTAACGTTGACCAACGACTCAGACACAGACAGTAAAGAGGACCAACTACCTGAATGGGACCAGAAGTATGACTTTCTCATCCGTCTTCTTGAACAGCTGTACAGCACAAATCCCACAGTGGCTCAACAACTTGTTCTGAGCATTCTTGATGTGTTCACAGAGGTGTCAGAGAAAAACAAGGGGCTCCTTAGTCAAATTCTCTTCAACATGATCTGGACaccttcagaaattctgctcttTTTGCGAGGTGTTTCAGGCATAAACCAAGAGTTAGCAACCTCAATCCTTCATACTGTGCAGACAAACAAGCTGGatcttctctctactctcactGCCCTGAAAGATAAAGACCCTGTCAACTCTCTACAATGGTATGCTGAGGCAGAAGGGGACAAGGATGCCGACACCATTGTGAATGAAATGCAAAATGAAAAGTACCCAGAGAAAATATTGTCCATAATGAAGGAAATTCTAGGATATATGACAGAGGAACTTCCAAAACATGCAAAGGAGGACTTGGATCAGGTAAAGATAGAGGAAGCAAAGCAGATGATCAAGTCACTGGATTTTACTAACCCTGACCTTGCTGTTCTCAAGGAGGTCCTAATAAGGATGTCTATTGCTGTGCAAGACTGCTCAACCATTTACACTCAAAACGGTAAGAACATAGAAGGCTACTTTCCTAGCATCACTCCGCTGGAATCATTGCTCACTGCTGAGAAAATAGAAGGCTACTTTCCCCGACTCACTCAGTTGGCATCACTGCTCATGCTCCTTCTACCAAAGTTAACAGGGAAAAAAGGTATCCTTCTGGAAATCGGCACAGGTGAAGGAAAATCTTGCATCTTGGCTATGTTTGCCACCATCCAGGCCATCCGTGGCACTAAGGTTGACGTTGTGACCAGTTCTCCAGTCCTTGCTCGTCGAGACCAAGAGGAGTGGAAGAAACTGTATGACATGTTTGGTGTCACATCCTCTGTTGTGCCACCACCACAAATACAGGGAAGCTCCCCTGAAAGCAGGGATAGTATGCTACAGGAGGCTTACAGGAAACAATTAGTTTACGGAACCGTTGCCAGCTTTGCAGCAGACGCATTGAGGCAGGAATTCGAGAAGGACACCACACGTGGGGAGAGGAGGTTTGACATGGTGATTGTGGATGAAGTGGACTACATGACCTTGGACAATGGAGTTCAGGTGACGTTTCTATCCCACGAGGCAAGTGGCCTGAGGCACCTTGGACAAGTCCTTGCTAGCATATGGGCCATGGTATCTATGTGTCAGCCAATTGAGATGGAAGATACTGGAGAGATTGAGTGGGCAACTGGaatccagcattttcacaaggctGCAAAGTTAGCTGTTATCGGTCCAGCGACATCTAAAGAATTCTCTGAATTTCACATTTTGGAAGCCGGAGTGGAGTTGGGTATCTATTCAGATGAAGATTTTGACATGTTCATGCATGCTCTAGAGAACACAGAGAAAGACGATACAACGGAGAACAGGATAACTGTTGATACATTCATGGCCAAAGTTGGAATTACTCAACAGTGTGATCTGCTCACCATAATGGAGAAAGCACTGGAGAATAATGTGGCCATTGACTGTTACTCTGTGACAAACAATAAAGCCGTGCTGGTTGAGGAGAAAAAGTTGCACAACAACCCTGATATCCTGGAAATCAAAATGCTTCTCCTCGAGAATGGACGAGCCAGCGAGATCATACCTGAAGACAAACTCATTAAGGCAACAGTCTCTGAGCTGAAGTCTAAAATCAAATATTCTGGCAGCTCTCAGTCAAACTCAGAGTTTCTTGTGATCCCCTCTTTCCTTGAGAAGTACCTTGAGAATCAGTTACCAGTCTTTGTGGAAAACGCCCTGAAAGCCATCATGATGACACAAGGCAGAGAGTACATGATTGATCAGACGTTGGAAGCTGTTGGAGACAAGCATCTCTACCATGCTATCATCCCAGTGGACTTCCAGGCCAGTGGAGTGTTGGAGAAGAACAAACGCTGGGGGGACGGCCTGCAGCAGTTTCTGGAGATGAAACACCAGCTGGCAACCACTCCTTTGTCCAATGTGACTAATTACCTTTCAAACTTCCATTACTTTCAAAAGTACCTGAAAGGGAATGGGATATTTGGTGTGTCTGGGACATTAGGGGGTGATGCCGACAAAGATTTCCTTGCAAGGCACTACGAAACAgacagctacataataccagctCATCGCCATAAGAAGGTTGTTGAGCTTCCAGCAATTCAGGTCACTGGGCAAGCCCAGTGGATGGAGATCCTCTGTAAGACAGCAATGAGGGTGGCAGAAAGTGGTCAGGTTGTCTTGGTCGTATGTGAAGATGTCAAGACCGCAAGCGAGCTTCTGAAGAAAATAGAGGGCGAGAATCCACATCCCCCCATCACATTATACACAATCAGTGAGAAACACAACATTGAGAGAACCAAATTCAGAGGGGGACATGTAATCATAGCCACAAACCTAGGAGGTCGTGGAACTGATATCAAGGTTGATCAGGATGTCAACATACGTGGTGGCCTCTTCGTCCTCCTGACACATTACCCTGGCAGTCGCAGAGTGGAGAAACAGGTGTTTGGAAGAACTGGTCGGAAGGGAAACCCGGGCATGGTCCAGATGATCCTCTGTGGGGATAACCTTGCCCCAGCATACCAGGGCCAGCCTGTGGAGATCATGAGACAATTGAGAGAGGAGTACGAAGTCCAACGCATCAAAGATATGGAGACAGATGAGCTTCTCGAAATAAAAATGAAAGAGGACCTGTTTGGCACGTTTTGTGAATTTCTTGACAAGTTTCATGGCAACTTCACAAAACAGGAGAGTAATGACCTGTCAGGAATGGGGCCGAATGATGTCCCTGAGTGTTTTAAAGAAAAAGGCCCTAAGTTTGATTACCAGCCTGCACTCAATGCTTTGAAAGAAACATGGGCGTTGTGGCTTACCCTTCACGAGGAGCACATCCGTCAGCACGAAGATATCAGTGTTCTTAAAGCAGACCTTCTTGAGCATATCACAAATAGGGGCAACATGCTGCTGAATGGAAAAAGTCAAAACTTCTATGACCACATTAAGCAGGCTACCGGCAGAACAGACTTGCACCTCCGCAACAAAAGTAAGTGTGACTATGAAGCAAAGTCCTACTGGAAAGATGTTGAAGAATGTGACCCTTTTTACAGTGCCGTGGCAATGTACAACCAAGCTTTCATCACCATCAACATGGGCAAAGATGGCTACAAAACAGAGGCATGGAAATTACTGGAAAGGGCAAAGACATCTGTGGATGTTTACTTGTCAGAAACCACAAATACCATGGTTTCTTTTCAGATTGCCACAAGAGGGAACTTTGAACCACATCATGAAGGAGAATGCAACTTTCTAAAGCAAATAGATTCCAGGATGAGCATTCACAAAGCTTGGATACTTAACATTGACCTTGCAGTAAATAAACTTAAAGAGCTTGAGGGTGAAGGCACAGCCATAACAGAGGTATCCTCAGTGTACAGCCTCTCCGAAAATCAAGACTACATCACAGGAAATGAACTCACGGCCTTGTATGACAATGGCCTGAGCATTGTGTTTGAGGTGAAAAAGAAGCCAGAGTTCAGCTTTGATGCTTTGATCTGTTTCTTCATTGGTATGTGTCAGGTCATCCTTGGAATTCTGGTTTGTGCCCTGTCGTTTGGCTCTGCAACCCAGATTGGCTTAGGTATCATCTCTGAAGGAGTCTCTGACATGATTGAAGGGATATCTGGCATGATATCGGGCACGTTCGATTGGGCACAATGGGCCATCTCCAAAAGCATCAGCATTGGGATGTCTCTGCTCTCCGCAGGGTTCAACGCCATTAAAAAAGTTGCCATCACAGCATATAATGTCCTCAACGGTACTTTGAAACTCTCATCTGTTGCAAAGGATATCATTGGCAcaggaaaacatgttttcaagTCCGCACAGAAAGCAGCAAAGTATGCAATTAAGACTGCAACGAAGAAACTGGCATCCCCTACAAACATGAAGATGGCTCTAAAACACGCAACCAAGTACGCACTTCAGGAGGTAGGGAAGCAGGGTGTAATCAAAGGAATTAACTATGCCATTGATGCTGGAATTGGGGCCATCTTTAAaacaattttagaaaaagcttTCAAAGACATGGTCAATTCAACAGTCAAAAAGAATGCCGAACTAGGTCTTAGTCTCACTGAATACATTAGCTCTGCAGTACCTAAAGGAGCTTTGCAGAACCGCAGCAACTATAAGATTGACTCAAAGCTTGAACAACAAACAAAATATTTAGTTCAAGTTATGACAAAAGAACTTATTCCTGGCCTCATGACTGATGCCACCACATCCCAAGTCAGTGATGTTATCAGCAGACTCTCTGAGGTGTGCAATAATGCAACTGACCTTGTGGCAAAAAGTGGAACACATTTTATTGCAAAAGGAGTCAAAATAAGTGTAGAAATAGCTAAACACACCACAATCCTGGTCCAAATGATTCGGTCTATTCCTACAGAACATGTTATCAATGACATATTTGTCCTCGAATTAAAAAAAGAAATTGAAGAGCAGCAAAGATATGTGGAGCAGTATGACCAAGATGGCAGACATTATTTACCAGATGTGATTCGCTTAAAGGATGAGCTCCTAAGCTCCATTTCGGAAAGTGTCTCCGAAGCGTTCATAGATGCTTGTGCTGGTCATATGTCCTCTTTTGTGACGGGAACATTCAAGAAGAAGCTCAATGGAGTTACTGGAAAGGTTGTTGACAATGTACTTGGCAGACACAAAACTGAGGCCTTTTTCCAGGACCGGCAGcataaacattatatgaagtcaGCCAGTCAGAAGGCTGGGAAAGCTCTGTCAGAGACTGAAACAAAAGAACTTCTGGACTATGCAGAGAAGATTGGTGAGGTTAATCGACCAGCCTCGGCCCTGGACATGTATGTCCTCACAAACAGTGACCTGCTCCATGGTAAAGGCATCCAGTTGAAAGTGGTGGATCAAGATGGGAAAACGCTCTCAGAGGAGTCCTACCCGGGAACGAACAGCTCAGCCGGCCAAATCACTCTACGACTGACCAAAGAgcctgagaaaacacacag TGAGAAAGGAATCCTCTCTAAAGCAAAAGACAGAATCCAAGGAGTGGAAAGTCCATACAGTGGTCACTTTGACATCATCCAAGATGGCAAAGTAATCCCTGTGCGCTCAGAGAACAAGAACTGCCTGTACCATGCCCTAGCACAGGCAACATCTAACAGGTCTGAGGATGAGATCACGAGTCAAGCTGTGAATCTACGAAACAATGTTAAAGACCAG ATTAAAGGGAGCCTTCAGGCTTATAGTGAAATGGTTAAAACCCAGAAGGCCTATGATGCACTCGAGAAAAATCATGGAAAATATGCTATAGTTGGAGGGGCCAGGAATAGAAAACGGACGAATGATGGGGAATATGAACATGATATCAGGCCCATGAAGAATTGTCCTTATAGTTCCTCAGGGATAAATGAGTATGACATAGCCTTTACGTACCACCTTGGATTAGTTGGTCCTAACAAAAG CGTCAAAACGACCAAACTTTTCTCTGACGACATGGGGGAAAGAGGCATTGTGGAGGCAGACCATATCCCACCAAAGAATTCCCTGAAGCTGGCCAGAGACCAAAAATCTCAGATGAAAAATCTTCAACAGAAGAATCCGAAGCTTTATGATATGATAAACAGCATTGAATCAGATCAAAATGGAGGGAACCTGCTCACAATGCGGGTTCTCAAACAGCATCACAGGAATGCTCTAACCACTGGAAGGAGTAAGACATCTGTCATCTGCAG GAAGCTGCTGGCGGATACACTTGCAAGCGGAGATGTGGAGAAATCACTGAAGTTATCTTTCATCATGGCTCATCCTATTGCTTCCGACCAGCTCAGAGACAAAGCAG GAAAGCCCAATACACTTACCCTGGGATCCATTGATTTATCTCCTGAAGGAACGGTGTTCTACTACAAAGCTGGCTTCAATCAGATGCTGAATCACCATTGTAAAGAGGGGATCATCGACCAGAATCAGCAGGCGAGGCTGAAGTCCTGGGTGTCCGATAAGAAGTACATGGACCCGGACACCCCAGAGTACAACGACATCCTTGCAGCCATCCAGTAA